The Agromyces hippuratus genome has a window encoding:
- a CDS encoding DUF2269 domain-containing protein, whose amino-acid sequence MLRRSLLIVHVLSSVGWFGAVAAFLALAITGLGSGDDQLVSTMYLAAQLITWCIIVPFGALSFLSGVLQALGTHWGLVRHYWVLMKLVLTTGALGLLILHTSVVDAAAGHAAGGGADGLDAMRLQLVIDSAAACAVLALTTLLSVVKPRGRTPFRENR is encoded by the coding sequence ATGCTCCGCAGATCCCTCCTCATCGTCCACGTCCTAAGCTCCGTCGGTTGGTTCGGCGCCGTCGCCGCGTTCCTCGCGCTGGCGATAACCGGACTCGGAAGCGGCGATGATCAACTCGTTTCTACAATGTACCTGGCCGCGCAGCTCATCACCTGGTGCATCATCGTCCCCTTCGGCGCCCTTTCGTTCCTGAGCGGGGTCCTTCAAGCACTCGGCACACACTGGGGGTTGGTGCGGCATTATTGGGTGCTCATGAAGCTCGTGCTCACGACCGGGGCGCTGGGCCTCCTGATCCTCCACACAAGTGTCGTCGACGCGGCAGCCGGTCACGCTGCCGGCGGAGGAGCGGACGGGCTCGACGCGATGAGGCTCCAGCTCGTCATCGATTCGGCGGCGGCTTGCGCGGTGCTTGCCCTCACCACCCTGCTCTCCGTCGTGAAGCCCCGCGGGCGAACGCCATTCCGCGAGAATCGATAA
- a CDS encoding F510_1955 family glycosylhydrolase translates to MIDQLRIRRAAVYLALAGGLAMVLAACTADANPIESPAATVGHVHGLGADPSTGQTYAATHTGVWLLPTTDLPSTYPAVDSVDVQAPVQIAERWQDTMGFTVARPGLLLGSGHPDLVEQPDLDPPNLGLISSTDGAMTWESVSLRGEVDFHDLDAVELPDGQLRIYGYDATAATVKASSDSGATWSEGAALELRDLATDPAAPDRVYATTARGLMVSNDRGESFLPVPNAPALYLLTLTHDTGQFIGVDAEGTVWTSDDGATWSERGQTAGVPEALAYVGGDAPWILIADERGVVATDDYGATATILLTMQG, encoded by the coding sequence TTGATTGATCAACTTAGAATTCGCAGAGCCGCCGTCTACCTGGCACTGGCCGGTGGTCTCGCCATGGTGCTTGCCGCATGCACGGCTGACGCGAACCCAATAGAATCGCCGGCCGCGACCGTCGGACATGTTCACGGTCTCGGTGCGGACCCTTCCACCGGGCAGACGTACGCCGCCACCCACACTGGTGTTTGGCTGCTGCCGACGACCGACCTGCCATCGACCTATCCGGCAGTCGACAGCGTCGACGTCCAAGCACCCGTCCAGATCGCCGAGCGCTGGCAAGACACGATGGGATTCACCGTGGCCCGGCCCGGCCTCCTCCTCGGGTCCGGACACCCGGACCTCGTCGAGCAACCCGACCTGGATCCACCGAATCTCGGACTGATCAGCAGCACCGATGGAGCGATGACGTGGGAGAGCGTATCTCTCCGAGGCGAAGTGGACTTCCACGACCTCGACGCCGTCGAACTGCCCGACGGGCAACTTCGCATCTACGGATACGACGCAACAGCCGCAACGGTGAAGGCAAGCAGCGATTCCGGGGCGACCTGGTCCGAAGGCGCTGCGCTTGAGCTTCGTGATCTGGCAACCGATCCGGCGGCGCCCGACCGCGTGTACGCGACCACAGCGCGAGGATTGATGGTGAGCAACGACCGCGGCGAGTCATTCTTACCTGTCCCGAACGCGCCCGCCTTGTACCTCCTCACCCTCACGCACGACACTGGCCAGTTCATCGGTGTCGACGCGGAAGGCACCGTGTGGACATCCGATGACGGCGCCACCTGGAGTGAACGCGGGCAGACCGCCGGCGTGCCGGAAGCGCTCGCATATGTCGGCGGGGATGCACCGTGGATCCTCATCGCCGATGAACGTGGGGTCGTCGCCACCGACGACTACGGCGCAACAGCGACCATCCTTCTCACGATGCAGGGCTAA
- a CDS encoding heavy-metal-associated domain-containing protein produces MKTGARLALYGLGLVAAFGTAFVFAGAVIPGSVVAGWTEGTEMNGHDEGHDSGSAASDGAASNAAALKGLALEIDGFVLSPVQAPATVGAPGELSFQIQDAAGTPVTEYTTAHDRELHLIVARSDGSQFRHVHPALDEVTGTWSLPWEWAAAGTYRVFADFTTAGAVAQPLTLTRTVQVAGEFAPVAPQPSQADSVDGFDVSIEGDLVAGSPSEVTITVARAGEPVTTLEPYLGAFGHLVALREGDLAFLHVHAEGGDPEAGETAGPEIVFAAEAPTEGRYLLYLDFQVDGQVHTAEFVLDAAHSESVTGIESGSHSEGH; encoded by the coding sequence ATGAAGACCGGCGCACGCCTCGCCCTCTACGGGCTCGGGTTGGTTGCGGCGTTCGGCACGGCATTCGTCTTCGCCGGCGCCGTGATTCCCGGCAGCGTCGTCGCCGGGTGGACTGAAGGGACTGAGATGAACGGACACGACGAAGGTCACGATTCCGGGAGCGCCGCTTCCGACGGCGCAGCCTCGAACGCAGCCGCACTGAAGGGCCTCGCACTCGAGATCGACGGCTTCGTGCTGTCTCCAGTGCAGGCACCCGCGACGGTCGGCGCTCCCGGCGAGCTGAGCTTCCAGATTCAGGATGCCGCCGGCACGCCGGTCACCGAGTACACGACCGCTCACGATCGCGAACTGCATCTGATCGTCGCTCGATCCGACGGCAGCCAGTTCCGTCACGTGCACCCGGCACTCGACGAAGTGACGGGCACGTGGTCGCTGCCGTGGGAGTGGGCCGCGGCAGGCACCTACCGCGTGTTCGCCGACTTCACGACTGCCGGTGCAGTGGCCCAGCCGCTGACGCTCACCCGCACCGTTCAGGTCGCGGGCGAGTTCGCGCCGGTGGCTCCGCAGCCCTCGCAAGCCGATTCGGTCGACGGCTTCGATGTCTCGATCGAGGGCGACCTCGTGGCGGGCTCGCCGAGCGAGGTCACCATCACCGTCGCTCGCGCGGGCGAGCCGGTCACGACCCTCGAGCCGTACCTCGGCGCGTTCGGTCACCTTGTGGCGCTGCGTGAGGGCGACCTCGCGTTCCTTCACGTGCACGCCGAGGGTGGCGACCCCGAGGCCGGCGAGACGGCCGGGCCGGAGATCGTGTTCGCCGCGGAGGCCCCGACTGAGGGCCGCTACCTGCTGTACCTGGATTTCCAGGTCGACGGACAGGTGCACACCGCCGAGTTCGTGCTCGACGCCGCCCACAGCGAGAGCGTCACGGGCATCGAGAGCGGATCGCATTCAGAAGGGCACTGA
- a CDS encoding DUF305 domain-containing protein gives MTATAATALALSGCAGGMSGVDMNSEEPTATSEAATADFNGADVTFAQMMIPHHEQAVAMSETILAKDGIDERVRDLATQIKDAQQPEIDQLREWLDDWGQEESDMDGMNHGGGMMSEEEMTALEDAAGADAARLFLEQMTVHHEGAIEMANAEVQDGENADAKAMAETIVATQTEEVTLMQELLASL, from the coding sequence ATGACCGCCACCGCGGCCACTGCGCTTGCCCTCAGCGGCTGCGCGGGAGGCATGTCCGGCGTGGACATGAACTCCGAGGAACCGACAGCGACCTCGGAAGCCGCCACCGCCGACTTCAACGGCGCGGACGTTACGTTCGCGCAGATGATGATCCCGCATCACGAGCAGGCCGTGGCGATGAGCGAGACGATCCTGGCCAAGGACGGCATCGACGAGCGGGTCCGGGACCTGGCCACCCAGATCAAGGACGCCCAGCAGCCCGAGATCGACCAATTGAGGGAATGGCTCGATGACTGGGGTCAGGAAGAGTCCGATATGGACGGCATGAACCACGGCGGCGGCATGATGTCCGAGGAGGAGATGACGGCTCTTGAGGACGCCGCTGGTGCCGATGCGGCGAGGCTCTTCCTCGAGCAGATGACGGTGCATCACGAGGGTGCGATCGAGATGGCCAACGCCGAGGTGCAGGACGGCGAGAACGCCGATGCGAAGGCGATGGCCGAGACCATCGTCGCCACGCAGACCGAGGAAGTCACCCTCATGCAGGAACTGCTCGCCAGCCTCTAA
- a CDS encoding M23 family metallopeptidase, with protein MTFAALMMVSVSVPAVAVNPVISFAPAMASPDAIDGQQVSVGADVTIATVDRDGYITEKVPTVASYSQTAGTYVNYFGAIQWPFLTGVPISTDFGYRVAPCEGCSSYHKGIDMNPGVNSPIQSIADGVVREVSATDNGGLGVYAVIDHTIDGELVSSVYAHMAEASLALSVGQTVSVGDLVGNVGNTGQSTGPHLHFEILLDGVTPTDPFAWLSERVVP; from the coding sequence ATGACCTTCGCGGCCCTGATGATGGTGAGCGTCTCAGTACCCGCCGTTGCCGTCAATCCGGTCATTTCGTTCGCACCCGCCATGGCGTCCCCGGATGCTATTGATGGTCAACAAGTCAGCGTCGGTGCCGATGTCACTATCGCGACCGTAGACCGGGATGGGTACATCACCGAGAAGGTCCCGACGGTGGCGTCGTACAGCCAGACCGCGGGAACGTATGTGAACTACTTCGGCGCCATCCAGTGGCCGTTCCTGACCGGCGTCCCGATCAGTACCGACTTCGGCTACCGCGTCGCACCGTGCGAAGGGTGCTCCAGCTACCACAAGGGCATCGACATGAATCCGGGCGTGAACTCACCGATCCAGTCGATCGCGGACGGGGTGGTCCGCGAGGTCTCCGCCACGGATAACGGCGGCCTCGGCGTGTACGCCGTCATCGACCATACAATCGACGGCGAGCTCGTCAGCAGCGTGTACGCGCACATGGCCGAGGCCTCCCTCGCTCTGTCGGTTGGGCAGACTGTCTCGGTCGGCGACCTGGTCGGAAACGTCGGCAATACCGGGCAAAGCACCGGGCCGCACCTGCACTTCGAGATCCTGCTCGACGGCGTCACCCCGACCGATCCGTTCGCCTGGCTTTCCGAACGGGTCGTGCCCTGA
- a CDS encoding MFS transporter, with product MSLFAIRDYRHLFSAQVIALFGTGLATVALGLLAYDLAGSAAGVVLGTALTIKMAMYVLIAPLAAAYADRLPRRLFLTLLDVVRAGVVLALPFVSEIWHIYALIGVLQAASAAFTPTFQAVIPDIVSKESDYTRALSASQVAYTMESLFSPVLAAVALTFMTFNWLFVGTSVGFIVSAVLVLSTRVPNAARNARSSAWDRLTSGVKTFTATRQLRGVMALNLVVAAAGSIVVVNTVNYVRDHLGGTQADVAWMLAASGGGTLVVALFLPRVLDRIADRTVMMTGALTLLVGVFATVAMVASEVNAWTVTMTIWVVIGGGMALIVTPTGRVIRSAVERSELPAAFAAQFSLSHLAWLVTYPIAGWLGTISGFTVAWSILAALAVIGAVAGWIAWPHRITFEDEPTPSEGRAVPASREAKRAYSAPVAVR from the coding sequence ATGAGTTTGTTCGCAATTCGCGACTATCGTCATCTGTTCAGCGCCCAGGTGATTGCGCTCTTCGGTACCGGTTTGGCGACTGTTGCACTTGGCCTTCTCGCATACGATCTGGCTGGCTCCGCCGCCGGGGTAGTCCTTGGCACAGCCCTGACAATCAAGATGGCGATGTACGTCCTCATCGCCCCTCTCGCGGCTGCATACGCGGACCGCCTGCCCCGACGCCTGTTCCTGACACTGCTAGACGTCGTACGCGCGGGCGTGGTGCTCGCGCTGCCTTTCGTGTCCGAGATCTGGCACATATACGCTCTCATCGGAGTTCTGCAAGCCGCCTCTGCGGCCTTCACGCCCACCTTTCAGGCAGTGATCCCTGATATCGTGAGCAAGGAATCTGACTACACGCGCGCGCTCTCGGCCTCACAGGTCGCCTACACGATGGAGAGTCTGTTCAGCCCGGTGCTGGCTGCAGTCGCACTGACGTTCATGACCTTCAATTGGCTGTTCGTAGGCACCTCCGTCGGCTTTATCGTCTCGGCCGTGCTGGTGCTCTCGACTCGTGTCCCCAACGCGGCGCGGAACGCACGCAGTTCAGCGTGGGATCGTCTCACGTCGGGTGTCAAGACCTTCACAGCGACAAGGCAGCTTCGCGGTGTGATGGCGCTGAACCTCGTGGTCGCCGCCGCCGGTTCGATAGTTGTGGTGAACACGGTCAACTATGTGCGTGACCACCTTGGCGGCACACAGGCGGATGTCGCGTGGATGCTCGCAGCGTCTGGTGGTGGAACGCTCGTGGTCGCACTGTTCTTGCCGCGCGTGCTCGACCGGATCGCCGACCGTACAGTGATGATGACCGGTGCTCTGACGTTACTCGTCGGAGTGTTCGCCACAGTCGCAATGGTGGCAAGTGAGGTCAACGCGTGGACGGTGACCATGACGATCTGGGTGGTCATCGGGGGCGGGATGGCGCTGATCGTCACTCCCACCGGGCGCGTCATTCGCTCTGCGGTCGAAAGGTCCGAACTGCCCGCGGCGTTCGCTGCGCAGTTCTCGCTCTCGCACCTGGCGTGGCTGGTCACCTATCCGATCGCCGGCTGGCTCGGCACGATCTCAGGATTCACCGTCGCCTGGTCCATCCTCGCCGCGCTCGCCGTCATCGGAGCTGTTGCCGGCTGGATCGCTTGGCCCCACCGCATCACCTTCGAAGACGAACCAACTCCCTCGGAGGGTCGCGCCGTGCCGGCATCGCGGGAAGCCAAGCGCGCCTATAGCGCGCCCGTCGCCGTGCGGTGA
- a CDS encoding TetR/AcrR family transcriptional regulator: MPRLWSETIETHRHAVRDAALDAAAEVIARRGLASATMSEIAETTGIGRATLYKYFPDVESVIAAWHERQVSRHLAELEDASDRAQPSRRLEAVLEVYALHHRERADSALAPMLHPERVHHRSSSHGHDGHVDSAHQHLIDLFTKLIGERVQAGVVRDDIPPRELANYCLHALSAAATLESSAAVHRLCTVVLAGITRRH, translated from the coding sequence GTGCCGCGGCTGTGGAGCGAAACCATCGAGACACACCGCCACGCCGTCCGAGATGCAGCGCTCGACGCAGCAGCTGAAGTGATTGCTCGGCGCGGCCTCGCATCGGCGACGATGTCCGAGATCGCGGAGACCACCGGCATTGGCCGCGCAACGCTCTACAAGTACTTTCCGGATGTGGAGTCGGTCATTGCCGCTTGGCACGAGCGCCAGGTCTCACGACACCTTGCGGAGCTCGAGGATGCCAGTGACCGGGCCCAGCCATCTCGGCGCCTCGAAGCAGTGTTGGAGGTATACGCACTGCACCATCGCGAACGCGCTGACTCCGCGCTGGCACCGATGCTGCACCCCGAGCGCGTGCACCACCGATCGAGCAGCCACGGCCACGACGGCCACGTCGACAGCGCGCACCAGCATCTCATCGACCTCTTCACAAAACTCATCGGCGAACGGGTACAGGCCGGAGTCGTCCGGGACGATATCCCACCCCGCGAGCTCGCGAACTACTGCCTGCACGCGCTCTCTGCGGCTGCAACGTTGGAAAGCAGCGCGGCAGTTCATCGATTGTGCACTGTCGTGCTCGCGGGCATAACTCGGCGCCACTGA
- a CDS encoding heavy-metal-associated domain-containing protein has translation MATNEYQVTGMTCGHCEMSIREEVGQIPGVHDISVSAQTGRLAVTGSDTVDDAQVLAAVEEAGYSAVRAA, from the coding sequence ATGGCCACGAACGAGTATCAGGTGACGGGCATGACCTGCGGGCACTGCGAGATGTCGATCCGTGAAGAGGTCGGCCAGATCCCCGGGGTGCACGACATCTCGGTGAGCGCGCAGACGGGCCGACTCGCGGTGACGGGCTCCGACACGGTCGACGACGCTCAGGTTCTGGCGGCCGTGGAGGAGGCCGGCTACTCGGCGGTGCGAGCGGCATGA
- a CDS encoding M23 family metallopeptidase, producing MTVALAFILAVSSGTGAASAASDYPSWADVQKARASEAAKQAQIAELEAFIVTLTAEAQAAEELATRRGTEYEQAQASFDEATYRATQLETQAQDATARADESSRQAGQLAAMLARTGSTDLSMTMLLDSANAAGLLSRLGTMSKLTERTTQIYQQATTDRNTAAAVAEQAKLAGSLLGDLAKTAEIALTAAIDTRASAHAKLAAQQQIEATMRAQLAVLAENREATEADFESGEAARRAVEAAAAATEAAAGSGDGGLDSGQLSNQGWALPVAGRNTDRFGPRPNRPVAGVGAFHYGTDIAAACGRSVYAATSGTVVYADELGSYGLWVLIDHGNGVQTGYAHNSDLYVRVGQYVGAGANIASVGTTGASTGCHLHYEVRVDGARIDPEPFMSARGVTLD from the coding sequence TTGACCGTCGCACTCGCCTTCATTCTGGCCGTCAGCAGTGGCACGGGTGCAGCCTCGGCCGCATCGGACTATCCATCGTGGGCCGACGTACAGAAAGCGCGCGCCTCCGAAGCCGCCAAGCAGGCGCAGATCGCCGAACTCGAGGCGTTCATCGTCACGCTCACTGCGGAAGCGCAAGCCGCGGAGGAACTCGCCACCCGCCGCGGCACCGAGTACGAGCAGGCTCAAGCCTCGTTCGACGAGGCCACCTATCGCGCCACTCAGCTTGAGACGCAAGCTCAGGACGCGACCGCCCGCGCGGACGAGTCCAGTCGGCAGGCCGGCCAACTGGCCGCGATGCTCGCCCGCACTGGCTCAACCGACCTGTCGATGACGATGCTCCTCGATTCAGCGAATGCCGCCGGCCTCCTTTCGCGGCTGGGGACGATGAGCAAGCTCACGGAGCGAACTACCCAGATCTACCAGCAGGCCACCACCGACCGGAACACTGCAGCTGCCGTCGCCGAGCAGGCGAAACTCGCCGGGAGCCTCCTCGGCGACCTCGCGAAGACGGCCGAGATAGCACTGACGGCTGCCATTGACACGCGCGCCTCCGCGCACGCGAAGCTTGCAGCGCAGCAGCAGATCGAGGCGACCATGCGGGCGCAGCTGGCGGTTCTCGCCGAGAACCGCGAAGCCACTGAAGCCGACTTCGAGAGTGGTGAGGCCGCTCGACGCGCAGTCGAAGCTGCGGCAGCCGCAACCGAGGCCGCAGCCGGCAGTGGGGATGGCGGCCTCGACTCAGGACAACTGAGCAACCAAGGCTGGGCTTTGCCAGTCGCCGGCCGGAACACCGACAGGTTCGGCCCACGCCCGAATCGTCCCGTCGCAGGGGTCGGTGCATTCCACTACGGCACCGACATCGCTGCCGCCTGCGGACGAAGCGTCTACGCCGCCACCAGCGGCACCGTCGTGTACGCGGACGAGCTTGGCAGCTACGGACTCTGGGTGCTGATCGACCACGGCAACGGCGTCCAGACCGGGTATGCCCACAACAGTGATTTGTACGTCCGAGTCGGTCAATACGTCGGCGCTGGCGCGAACATCGCCTCCGTCGGAACGACCGGGGCTTCCACCGGATGCCATCTGCACTATGAAGTGCGTGTGGATGGCGCACGCATCGACCCTGAACCTTTCATGAGCGCGCGAGGAGTCACCCTTGATTGA
- a CDS encoding copper-translocating P-type ATPase: protein MTDEHQHKSDDAPAAARAAAAPQHHDHPVADDHGHQHSGPTGEMSHARHGQTSRSDPDGHEAHETHAEHGGHAEHGGHGDHGGHGGHGDHVDQFRRLFWIMLIFAAPTIVFSPMFAAILGYQLPDNALVPWISPVLGTIMFFWGGRPFLTGAWSELKARQPGMMLLIGLAITVAYFASLGASLGILSHELDFWWELALLIVIMLLGHWIEMRSIMQASSALDALAALLPDEAERVTDAPDGSSTIETVPPSELQVGDIVIVRPGGRVPADGDVVDGTAAMDESMVTGESIAVSRGPGDHVVAGTVATDTAIRIRVSAVGADTALAGIQRLVAQAQASSSRAQRLADRAAGWLFWFALGAAVITAIAWTLLGNPDDAVVRTITVLVIACPHALGLAIPLVVSIATERAARGGVLVTDRLALETMRTVGAVLFDKTGTLTKGEPAVVEVAAAPGFTIDEVFAQAGAAEADSEHPLAKAIVAEAHRRVSHVHPASDFTASPALGVRAIAHGRVVEVGGPRLLARDRIAPLEVSTSWSESGKTVLHVLVDGTIIGALALADEIRPESREAVDALHALGVQVVMITGDAEPVARSVAATLGIDRVYAGVHPEDKSAKVQELQSEGLTVAMVGDGVNDAPALAQADVGIAIGAGTDVAIASAGVILASSDPRSVISVIELSRASYRKMQQNLWWAAGYNMVSVPLAAGVLAPVGFVLPMSVGAILMSLSTVIVAANAQLLRGLDLRPAASTRAVLGRQEEPAKDGVRA from the coding sequence ATGACCGACGAGCATCAGCACAAATCTGACGATGCGCCGGCAGCCGCGCGTGCTGCCGCGGCACCCCAGCATCACGATCACCCCGTGGCAGACGATCATGGTCACCAGCATTCCGGCCCTACCGGAGAAATGAGCCACGCCCGTCACGGCCAGACGAGTCGCTCCGACCCAGACGGACACGAAGCTCACGAAACTCACGCCGAGCACGGAGGTCACGCCGAGCACGGAGGTCACGGCGACCACGGCGGTCACGGAGGGCACGGCGACCACGTCGACCAGTTCCGTCGCCTGTTCTGGATCATGCTGATCTTCGCGGCGCCGACGATCGTGTTCAGCCCGATGTTCGCGGCGATCCTCGGCTATCAGCTCCCTGACAACGCGTTGGTGCCATGGATCTCGCCCGTGCTCGGCACGATCATGTTCTTCTGGGGCGGCCGGCCGTTTCTCACGGGAGCCTGGTCAGAGCTGAAGGCGCGTCAACCGGGAATGATGCTTCTCATCGGCCTGGCGATCACGGTCGCGTACTTCGCTTCGCTCGGCGCGAGCCTCGGCATCCTCAGTCATGAGCTCGATTTCTGGTGGGAGCTCGCATTGCTGATCGTGATCATGCTCCTCGGCCACTGGATTGAGATGCGCTCGATCATGCAGGCCTCCTCGGCTCTCGATGCACTCGCGGCGCTGCTGCCCGACGAGGCCGAGCGGGTGACGGATGCCCCGGACGGCTCGAGCACGATCGAGACCGTTCCCCCGTCAGAGCTCCAGGTCGGGGACATCGTAATCGTGCGACCCGGCGGGCGTGTCCCGGCCGACGGCGACGTCGTCGACGGTACCGCGGCGATGGACGAGTCCATGGTCACCGGCGAGTCCATCGCGGTGAGCAGGGGACCGGGCGACCACGTCGTCGCCGGCACCGTCGCGACCGACACCGCGATCCGCATACGCGTCAGCGCAGTGGGCGCTGACACAGCACTCGCTGGCATTCAGCGACTCGTCGCGCAGGCGCAGGCCTCGAGCTCTCGCGCCCAGCGGCTCGCTGACCGCGCCGCAGGCTGGCTGTTCTGGTTTGCGCTCGGCGCCGCCGTCATCACCGCGATCGCTTGGACGCTTCTCGGCAATCCCGACGACGCGGTCGTGCGTACGATCACCGTGCTCGTGATCGCGTGCCCCCACGCGCTCGGCCTGGCCATCCCGCTCGTCGTGTCGATCGCGACGGAACGCGCAGCCCGCGGGGGAGTGCTCGTCACCGACCGCCTCGCCCTCGAAACCATGCGCACCGTGGGCGCGGTGCTGTTTGACAAGACCGGCACCCTCACCAAGGGCGAGCCGGCGGTCGTGGAAGTCGCCGCCGCGCCAGGGTTCACCATCGATGAGGTATTCGCACAGGCAGGTGCTGCGGAAGCGGATTCGGAGCATCCCCTCGCGAAGGCGATCGTTGCCGAGGCGCACCGCCGTGTGTCGCACGTGCACCCCGCATCCGACTTCACTGCGTCGCCTGCACTCGGGGTACGGGCGATCGCGCACGGCCGTGTCGTCGAAGTCGGTGGCCCCAGGCTCCTAGCGCGCGACCGCATCGCGCCGCTCGAGGTATCCACCAGCTGGAGCGAATCCGGCAAGACGGTACTGCATGTGCTCGTGGACGGCACCATCATCGGTGCCCTCGCTCTTGCCGACGAGATCCGGCCCGAATCGCGCGAGGCGGTCGATGCGTTGCATGCGCTCGGCGTGCAGGTCGTGATGATCACTGGTGACGCCGAGCCGGTGGCGCGCTCCGTGGCAGCGACGCTCGGCATCGACCGCGTGTACGCGGGCGTGCACCCCGAGGACAAGTCCGCGAAGGTGCAGGAGCTCCAGTCGGAGGGACTCACTGTCGCGATGGTCGGCGACGGTGTGAACGACGCGCCTGCACTCGCGCAGGCCGATGTCGGCATCGCGATCGGCGCGGGTACCGATGTAGCCATCGCATCCGCCGGCGTGATCCTCGCGTCATCCGACCCCCGATCTGTGATCTCGGTCATCGAACTGTCGCGCGCGAGCTACCGCAAGATGCAGCAGAACCTGTGGTGGGCGGCCGGCTACAACATGGTCTCGGTGCCGCTCGCCGCGGGCGTGCTCGCGCCCGTGGGATTCGTGCTGCCGATGTCGGTCGGTGCAATTCTGATGTCGCTCTCGACGGTCATCGTCGCCGCGAACGCGCAGCTGCTGCGCGGGCTCGATCTTCGCCCCGCGGCGTCGACCAGAGCGGTGCTCGGGCGCCAGGAAGAGCCCGCGAAGGACGGCGTGCGTGCGTAG